One window from the genome of Nicotiana sylvestris chromosome 9, ASM39365v2, whole genome shotgun sequence encodes:
- the LOC104234453 gene encoding protein LNK2 isoform X4: MFDWNDEELTDIIWSDTGQSDDHTVPYPDRSEEEAPAYKDNIKKEWDVEASSFKPTDQKKPTTKTDLSDFKLDGSSKHDTGGATITAGYRGESSADLSLTNATKNERNRLDDDSRVFHHQSGGLEQGDFIDYGWANIGSFDDLDKIFSNSNPIFGDTSLPNTHDLWSSSKDVTSSSDKSVPLSIDSLSLALGSPRSPSERLEVKAEYRLDQEKSSTGDEENASDITSNVHLSTDARDHGGVKNMLLQNEKVAFSNGSTSSSFYKLFSCVQGNKQERILKGRFKLEQEGELAQLQELCGSVSPQVNTFGMPYVTNQPYLASELSQQSQLQGPECLQHKHFPGPLFASSTYGDMGNHYSPMPVWSQVHSGQASDQRVLSSYKASPGNSNHFSKSLDASSKPLMMTPQEKIEKLRRRQQLRAMLAIQKQQQQFSYQMLSPEQSAMQGGSVEENLSCIPSLDPTSPLEQGDSNTVCLAVEESSVEDTALYLLRDVISKLDLQIRLCIRDSLFRLAQSATQRQCGNDSCSSKKGGREVSINEINTNNRIARPPNVETETNPVDRIVAHLLFHNPSELTSKLAEIPKSSMSAMLKCERKAIGSQSFSSSFLHQNSVTDPITAHQGVKTSTSHNEVDKLNSSPCLETSENASNNEGADVSVIGVEAAS, encoded by the exons ATGTTTGATTGGAACGACGAAGAG CTAACGGATATAATATGGAGTGATACTGGTCAGAGTGATGACCACACAGTGCCATATCCTGACAGAAGTGAAGAGGAAGCTCCAGCTTATAAAGATAACATTAAGAAGGAATGGGATGTGGAAGCTTCTAGTTTCAAGCCTACTGATCAGAAGAAACCTACAACTAAAACTGATCTGAGTGATTTTAAACTAGACGGCAGTTCCAAACATGACACTGGCGGAGCTACTATCACAGCTGGGTACAGGGGGGAATCAAGCGCTGATTTGTCATTGACCAATGCTACAAAAA ATGAGAGAAATCGGCTTGATGATGATTCTCGAGTTTTTCACCATCAGAGTGGGGGCCTGGAGCAAGGCGATTTTATTGATTATGGCTGGGCTAACATCGGAAGTTTTGATGACCTTGATAAGATATTTAG CAACAGCAACCCAATATTTGGAGATACAAGCCTTCCTAACACTCATGATCTATGGTCATCTAGTAAAGATGTGACAAGCAGTTCAGATAAGTCGGTTCCCCTATCTATTGACTCTCTGAGTTTGGCTCTAGGATCTCCGCGAAGCCCATCAGAAAGATTAGAAGTTAAAGCAGAATACAGGCTAGATCAGGAGAAGTCCTCCACTGGTGATGAAGAGAATGCTAGTGATATCACATCTAATGTGCATCTGTCTACTGATGCTAGGGACCATGGTGGAGTCAAAAATATGCTTTTACAGAATGAAAAG GTAGCATTTTCAAATGGCTCTACAAGCTCTTCTTTTTATAAG TTGTTTTCGTGTGTACAGGGAAATAAGCAGGAAAGAATATTGAAGGGTCGATTTAAATTAGAACAAGAAGGTGAACTTGCTCAGTTGCAGGAATTATGCGGATCTGTGTCTCCTCAAGTGAACACGTTTGGCATGCCATATGTAACGAATCAACCTTATCTCGCTTCAGAGCTCAGTCAACAGAGCCAGCTTCAAGGACCAGAATGTTTGCAGCACAAACATTTCCCAGGTCCACTTTTTGCTTCTTCTACCTATGGGGATATGGGGAATCACTATTCTCCCATGCCTGTCTGGTCACAGGTCCATTCTGGACAAGCAAGCGATCAGCGCGTCCTTTCAAGTTATAAAGCTTCTCCAGGCAATTCAAATCATTTCAGCAAGTCTCTAGATGCTTCGTCAAAACCTTTGATGATGACACCTCaggaaaaaattgaaaaactgaGAAGGCGACAGCAATTGAGAGCAATGCTTGCCATTCAGAAACAGCAGCAGCAGTTTAGCTATCAAATGTTATCCCCTGAACAATCTGCAATGCAAGGAGGATCTGTTGAAGAGAATTTGAGCTGCATCCCTTCTCTTGACCCAACCTCACCTTTGGAACAGGGTGACTCCAACACCGTTTGTTTGGCAGTTGAAGAATCCTCAGTGGAAGACACGGCACTATATCTTCTTCGGGATGTTATCTCAAAG TTGGACCTCCAAATAAGACTTTGTATCAGAGATAGCTTGTTCCGACTGGCTCAAAGTGCTACACAGAGGCAATGTGGCAATGATAGTTGCAGCTCCAAGAAGGGTGGAAGAGAAGTCAGCATCAATGAAATAAACACCAATAACAG AATTGCGAGACCACCCAATGTAGAGACTGAAACGAATCCAGTAGATCGCATTGTGGCTCATCTGCTCTTCCATAATCCCTCGGAGTTGACATCAAAACTTGCTGAAATTCCGAAATCATCAATGTCTGCCATGCTCAAATGTGAAAGAAAAGCAATTGGTTCACAGAGCTTTTCGAGCAGCTTTTTACACCAGAATTCTGTAACTGATCCAATCACAGCTCACCAGGGAGTAAAAACTTCTACCTCTCATAATGAAGTGGATAAACTGAACAGTAGCCCCTGCCTTGAGACTTCAGAGAATGCATCAAACAATGAAGGAGCAGATGTTAGTGTTATTGGGGTTGAAGCCGCCTCATGA
- the LOC104234453 gene encoding protein LNK2 isoform X2, which translates to MFDWNDEELTDIIWSDTGQSDDHTVPYPDRSEEEAPAYKDNIKKEWDVEASSFKPTDQKKPTTKTDLSDFKLDGSSKHDTGGATITAGYRGESSADLSLTNATKSNQDSLGAKASNNLTEVSKQECFRDERNRLDDDSRVFHHQSGGLEQGDFIDYGWANIGSFDDLDKIFSNSNPIFGDTSLPNTHDLWSSSKDVTSSSDKSVPLSIDSLSLALGSPRSPSERLEVKAEYRLDQEKSSTGDEENASDITSNVHLSTDARDHGGVKNMLLQNEKLFSCVQGNKQERILKGRFKLEQEGELAQLQELCGSVSPQVNTFGMPYVTNQPYLASELSQQSQLQGPECLQHKHFPGPLFASSTYGDMGNHYSPMPVWSQVHSGQASDQRVLSSYKASPGNSNHFSKSLDASSKPLMMTPQEKIEKLRRRQQLRAMLAIQKQQQQFSYQMLSPEQSAMQGGSVEENLSCIPSLDPTSPLEQGDSNTVCLAVEESSVEDTALYLLRDVISKLDLQIRLCIRDSLFRLAQSATQRQCGNDSCSSKKGGREVSINEINTNNRIARPPNVETETNPVDRIVAHLLFHNPSELTSKLAEIPKSSMSAMLKCERKAIGSQSFSSSFLHQNSVTDPITAHQGVKTSTSHNEVDKLNSSPCLETSENASNNEGADVSVIGVEAAS; encoded by the exons ATGTTTGATTGGAACGACGAAGAG CTAACGGATATAATATGGAGTGATACTGGTCAGAGTGATGACCACACAGTGCCATATCCTGACAGAAGTGAAGAGGAAGCTCCAGCTTATAAAGATAACATTAAGAAGGAATGGGATGTGGAAGCTTCTAGTTTCAAGCCTACTGATCAGAAGAAACCTACAACTAAAACTGATCTGAGTGATTTTAAACTAGACGGCAGTTCCAAACATGACACTGGCGGAGCTACTATCACAGCTGGGTACAGGGGGGAATCAAGCGCTGATTTGTCATTGACCAATGCTACAAAAAGTAATCAAGATTCCTTGGGTGCTAAAGCATCTAATAATCTGACAGAAGTTTCAAAACAAGAATGTTTTAGAG ATGAGAGAAATCGGCTTGATGATGATTCTCGAGTTTTTCACCATCAGAGTGGGGGCCTGGAGCAAGGCGATTTTATTGATTATGGCTGGGCTAACATCGGAAGTTTTGATGACCTTGATAAGATATTTAG CAACAGCAACCCAATATTTGGAGATACAAGCCTTCCTAACACTCATGATCTATGGTCATCTAGTAAAGATGTGACAAGCAGTTCAGATAAGTCGGTTCCCCTATCTATTGACTCTCTGAGTTTGGCTCTAGGATCTCCGCGAAGCCCATCAGAAAGATTAGAAGTTAAAGCAGAATACAGGCTAGATCAGGAGAAGTCCTCCACTGGTGATGAAGAGAATGCTAGTGATATCACATCTAATGTGCATCTGTCTACTGATGCTAGGGACCATGGTGGAGTCAAAAATATGCTTTTACAGAATGAAAAG TTGTTTTCGTGTGTACAGGGAAATAAGCAGGAAAGAATATTGAAGGGTCGATTTAAATTAGAACAAGAAGGTGAACTTGCTCAGTTGCAGGAATTATGCGGATCTGTGTCTCCTCAAGTGAACACGTTTGGCATGCCATATGTAACGAATCAACCTTATCTCGCTTCAGAGCTCAGTCAACAGAGCCAGCTTCAAGGACCAGAATGTTTGCAGCACAAACATTTCCCAGGTCCACTTTTTGCTTCTTCTACCTATGGGGATATGGGGAATCACTATTCTCCCATGCCTGTCTGGTCACAGGTCCATTCTGGACAAGCAAGCGATCAGCGCGTCCTTTCAAGTTATAAAGCTTCTCCAGGCAATTCAAATCATTTCAGCAAGTCTCTAGATGCTTCGTCAAAACCTTTGATGATGACACCTCaggaaaaaattgaaaaactgaGAAGGCGACAGCAATTGAGAGCAATGCTTGCCATTCAGAAACAGCAGCAGCAGTTTAGCTATCAAATGTTATCCCCTGAACAATCTGCAATGCAAGGAGGATCTGTTGAAGAGAATTTGAGCTGCATCCCTTCTCTTGACCCAACCTCACCTTTGGAACAGGGTGACTCCAACACCGTTTGTTTGGCAGTTGAAGAATCCTCAGTGGAAGACACGGCACTATATCTTCTTCGGGATGTTATCTCAAAG TTGGACCTCCAAATAAGACTTTGTATCAGAGATAGCTTGTTCCGACTGGCTCAAAGTGCTACACAGAGGCAATGTGGCAATGATAGTTGCAGCTCCAAGAAGGGTGGAAGAGAAGTCAGCATCAATGAAATAAACACCAATAACAG AATTGCGAGACCACCCAATGTAGAGACTGAAACGAATCCAGTAGATCGCATTGTGGCTCATCTGCTCTTCCATAATCCCTCGGAGTTGACATCAAAACTTGCTGAAATTCCGAAATCATCAATGTCTGCCATGCTCAAATGTGAAAGAAAAGCAATTGGTTCACAGAGCTTTTCGAGCAGCTTTTTACACCAGAATTCTGTAACTGATCCAATCACAGCTCACCAGGGAGTAAAAACTTCTACCTCTCATAATGAAGTGGATAAACTGAACAGTAGCCCCTGCCTTGAGACTTCAGAGAATGCATCAAACAATGAAGGAGCAGATGTTAGTGTTATTGGGGTTGAAGCCGCCTCATGA
- the LOC104234453 gene encoding protein LNK2 isoform X1, with protein MFDWNDEELTDIIWSDTGQSDDHTVPYPDRSEEEAPAYKDNIKKEWDVEASSFKPTDQKKPTTKTDLSDFKLDGSSKHDTGGATITAGYRGESSADLSLTNATKSNQDSLGAKASNNLTEVSKQECFRDERNRLDDDSRVFHHQSGGLEQGDFIDYGWANIGSFDDLDKIFSNSNPIFGDTSLPNTHDLWSSSKDVTSSSDKSVPLSIDSLSLALGSPRSPSERLEVKAEYRLDQEKSSTGDEENASDITSNVHLSTDARDHGGVKNMLLQNEKVAFSNGSTSSSFYKLFSCVQGNKQERILKGRFKLEQEGELAQLQELCGSVSPQVNTFGMPYVTNQPYLASELSQQSQLQGPECLQHKHFPGPLFASSTYGDMGNHYSPMPVWSQVHSGQASDQRVLSSYKASPGNSNHFSKSLDASSKPLMMTPQEKIEKLRRRQQLRAMLAIQKQQQQFSYQMLSPEQSAMQGGSVEENLSCIPSLDPTSPLEQGDSNTVCLAVEESSVEDTALYLLRDVISKLDLQIRLCIRDSLFRLAQSATQRQCGNDSCSSKKGGREVSINEINTNNRIARPPNVETETNPVDRIVAHLLFHNPSELTSKLAEIPKSSMSAMLKCERKAIGSQSFSSSFLHQNSVTDPITAHQGVKTSTSHNEVDKLNSSPCLETSENASNNEGADVSVIGVEAAS; from the exons ATGTTTGATTGGAACGACGAAGAG CTAACGGATATAATATGGAGTGATACTGGTCAGAGTGATGACCACACAGTGCCATATCCTGACAGAAGTGAAGAGGAAGCTCCAGCTTATAAAGATAACATTAAGAAGGAATGGGATGTGGAAGCTTCTAGTTTCAAGCCTACTGATCAGAAGAAACCTACAACTAAAACTGATCTGAGTGATTTTAAACTAGACGGCAGTTCCAAACATGACACTGGCGGAGCTACTATCACAGCTGGGTACAGGGGGGAATCAAGCGCTGATTTGTCATTGACCAATGCTACAAAAAGTAATCAAGATTCCTTGGGTGCTAAAGCATCTAATAATCTGACAGAAGTTTCAAAACAAGAATGTTTTAGAG ATGAGAGAAATCGGCTTGATGATGATTCTCGAGTTTTTCACCATCAGAGTGGGGGCCTGGAGCAAGGCGATTTTATTGATTATGGCTGGGCTAACATCGGAAGTTTTGATGACCTTGATAAGATATTTAG CAACAGCAACCCAATATTTGGAGATACAAGCCTTCCTAACACTCATGATCTATGGTCATCTAGTAAAGATGTGACAAGCAGTTCAGATAAGTCGGTTCCCCTATCTATTGACTCTCTGAGTTTGGCTCTAGGATCTCCGCGAAGCCCATCAGAAAGATTAGAAGTTAAAGCAGAATACAGGCTAGATCAGGAGAAGTCCTCCACTGGTGATGAAGAGAATGCTAGTGATATCACATCTAATGTGCATCTGTCTACTGATGCTAGGGACCATGGTGGAGTCAAAAATATGCTTTTACAGAATGAAAAG GTAGCATTTTCAAATGGCTCTACAAGCTCTTCTTTTTATAAG TTGTTTTCGTGTGTACAGGGAAATAAGCAGGAAAGAATATTGAAGGGTCGATTTAAATTAGAACAAGAAGGTGAACTTGCTCAGTTGCAGGAATTATGCGGATCTGTGTCTCCTCAAGTGAACACGTTTGGCATGCCATATGTAACGAATCAACCTTATCTCGCTTCAGAGCTCAGTCAACAGAGCCAGCTTCAAGGACCAGAATGTTTGCAGCACAAACATTTCCCAGGTCCACTTTTTGCTTCTTCTACCTATGGGGATATGGGGAATCACTATTCTCCCATGCCTGTCTGGTCACAGGTCCATTCTGGACAAGCAAGCGATCAGCGCGTCCTTTCAAGTTATAAAGCTTCTCCAGGCAATTCAAATCATTTCAGCAAGTCTCTAGATGCTTCGTCAAAACCTTTGATGATGACACCTCaggaaaaaattgaaaaactgaGAAGGCGACAGCAATTGAGAGCAATGCTTGCCATTCAGAAACAGCAGCAGCAGTTTAGCTATCAAATGTTATCCCCTGAACAATCTGCAATGCAAGGAGGATCTGTTGAAGAGAATTTGAGCTGCATCCCTTCTCTTGACCCAACCTCACCTTTGGAACAGGGTGACTCCAACACCGTTTGTTTGGCAGTTGAAGAATCCTCAGTGGAAGACACGGCACTATATCTTCTTCGGGATGTTATCTCAAAG TTGGACCTCCAAATAAGACTTTGTATCAGAGATAGCTTGTTCCGACTGGCTCAAAGTGCTACACAGAGGCAATGTGGCAATGATAGTTGCAGCTCCAAGAAGGGTGGAAGAGAAGTCAGCATCAATGAAATAAACACCAATAACAG AATTGCGAGACCACCCAATGTAGAGACTGAAACGAATCCAGTAGATCGCATTGTGGCTCATCTGCTCTTCCATAATCCCTCGGAGTTGACATCAAAACTTGCTGAAATTCCGAAATCATCAATGTCTGCCATGCTCAAATGTGAAAGAAAAGCAATTGGTTCACAGAGCTTTTCGAGCAGCTTTTTACACCAGAATTCTGTAACTGATCCAATCACAGCTCACCAGGGAGTAAAAACTTCTACCTCTCATAATGAAGTGGATAAACTGAACAGTAGCCCCTGCCTTGAGACTTCAGAGAATGCATCAAACAATGAAGGAGCAGATGTTAGTGTTATTGGGGTTGAAGCCGCCTCATGA
- the LOC104234453 gene encoding protein LNK2 isoform X3 — protein sequence MFDWNDEELTDIIWSDTGQSDDHTVPYPDRSEEEAPAYKDNIKKEWDVEASSFKPTDQKKPTTKTDLSDFKLDGSSKHDTGGATITAGYRGESSADLSLTNATKSNQDSLGAKASNNLTEVSKQECFRDERNRLDDDSRVFHHQSGGLEQGDFIDYGWANIGSFDDLDKIFSNSNPIFGDTSLPNTHDLWSSSKDVTSSSDKSVPLSIDSLSLALGSPRSPSERLEVKAEYRLDQEKSSTGDEENASDITSNVHLSTDARDHGGVKNMLLQNEKGNKQERILKGRFKLEQEGELAQLQELCGSVSPQVNTFGMPYVTNQPYLASELSQQSQLQGPECLQHKHFPGPLFASSTYGDMGNHYSPMPVWSQVHSGQASDQRVLSSYKASPGNSNHFSKSLDASSKPLMMTPQEKIEKLRRRQQLRAMLAIQKQQQQFSYQMLSPEQSAMQGGSVEENLSCIPSLDPTSPLEQGDSNTVCLAVEESSVEDTALYLLRDVISKLDLQIRLCIRDSLFRLAQSATQRQCGNDSCSSKKGGREVSINEINTNNRIARPPNVETETNPVDRIVAHLLFHNPSELTSKLAEIPKSSMSAMLKCERKAIGSQSFSSSFLHQNSVTDPITAHQGVKTSTSHNEVDKLNSSPCLETSENASNNEGADVSVIGVEAAS from the exons ATGTTTGATTGGAACGACGAAGAG CTAACGGATATAATATGGAGTGATACTGGTCAGAGTGATGACCACACAGTGCCATATCCTGACAGAAGTGAAGAGGAAGCTCCAGCTTATAAAGATAACATTAAGAAGGAATGGGATGTGGAAGCTTCTAGTTTCAAGCCTACTGATCAGAAGAAACCTACAACTAAAACTGATCTGAGTGATTTTAAACTAGACGGCAGTTCCAAACATGACACTGGCGGAGCTACTATCACAGCTGGGTACAGGGGGGAATCAAGCGCTGATTTGTCATTGACCAATGCTACAAAAAGTAATCAAGATTCCTTGGGTGCTAAAGCATCTAATAATCTGACAGAAGTTTCAAAACAAGAATGTTTTAGAG ATGAGAGAAATCGGCTTGATGATGATTCTCGAGTTTTTCACCATCAGAGTGGGGGCCTGGAGCAAGGCGATTTTATTGATTATGGCTGGGCTAACATCGGAAGTTTTGATGACCTTGATAAGATATTTAG CAACAGCAACCCAATATTTGGAGATACAAGCCTTCCTAACACTCATGATCTATGGTCATCTAGTAAAGATGTGACAAGCAGTTCAGATAAGTCGGTTCCCCTATCTATTGACTCTCTGAGTTTGGCTCTAGGATCTCCGCGAAGCCCATCAGAAAGATTAGAAGTTAAAGCAGAATACAGGCTAGATCAGGAGAAGTCCTCCACTGGTGATGAAGAGAATGCTAGTGATATCACATCTAATGTGCATCTGTCTACTGATGCTAGGGACCATGGTGGAGTCAAAAATATGCTTTTACAGAATGAAAAG GGAAATAAGCAGGAAAGAATATTGAAGGGTCGATTTAAATTAGAACAAGAAGGTGAACTTGCTCAGTTGCAGGAATTATGCGGATCTGTGTCTCCTCAAGTGAACACGTTTGGCATGCCATATGTAACGAATCAACCTTATCTCGCTTCAGAGCTCAGTCAACAGAGCCAGCTTCAAGGACCAGAATGTTTGCAGCACAAACATTTCCCAGGTCCACTTTTTGCTTCTTCTACCTATGGGGATATGGGGAATCACTATTCTCCCATGCCTGTCTGGTCACAGGTCCATTCTGGACAAGCAAGCGATCAGCGCGTCCTTTCAAGTTATAAAGCTTCTCCAGGCAATTCAAATCATTTCAGCAAGTCTCTAGATGCTTCGTCAAAACCTTTGATGATGACACCTCaggaaaaaattgaaaaactgaGAAGGCGACAGCAATTGAGAGCAATGCTTGCCATTCAGAAACAGCAGCAGCAGTTTAGCTATCAAATGTTATCCCCTGAACAATCTGCAATGCAAGGAGGATCTGTTGAAGAGAATTTGAGCTGCATCCCTTCTCTTGACCCAACCTCACCTTTGGAACAGGGTGACTCCAACACCGTTTGTTTGGCAGTTGAAGAATCCTCAGTGGAAGACACGGCACTATATCTTCTTCGGGATGTTATCTCAAAG TTGGACCTCCAAATAAGACTTTGTATCAGAGATAGCTTGTTCCGACTGGCTCAAAGTGCTACACAGAGGCAATGTGGCAATGATAGTTGCAGCTCCAAGAAGGGTGGAAGAGAAGTCAGCATCAATGAAATAAACACCAATAACAG AATTGCGAGACCACCCAATGTAGAGACTGAAACGAATCCAGTAGATCGCATTGTGGCTCATCTGCTCTTCCATAATCCCTCGGAGTTGACATCAAAACTTGCTGAAATTCCGAAATCATCAATGTCTGCCATGCTCAAATGTGAAAGAAAAGCAATTGGTTCACAGAGCTTTTCGAGCAGCTTTTTACACCAGAATTCTGTAACTGATCCAATCACAGCTCACCAGGGAGTAAAAACTTCTACCTCTCATAATGAAGTGGATAAACTGAACAGTAGCCCCTGCCTTGAGACTTCAGAGAATGCATCAAACAATGAAGGAGCAGATGTTAGTGTTATTGGGGTTGAAGCCGCCTCATGA